A genomic segment from Pseudosulfitobacter sp. DSM 107133 encodes:
- a CDS encoding VOC family protein, with the protein MSLISLDNTINFALSVKDRHASAAWYESMLGFETIYHADDAGWSELQTNTVGVTIGLGEHTKPVPGNCVPVFGIADLDAARLLLEQANVRFDGETDVVEGMVKTATFYDPDGNALMLAEDLTGGAE; encoded by the coding sequence ATGTCGCTCATTTCATTGGACAACACAATCAACTTCGCGCTGTCTGTCAAAGACCGGCACGCAAGCGCGGCATGGTACGAAAGCATGCTGGGGTTCGAGACGATCTACCACGCAGACGACGCCGGGTGGTCGGAGCTTCAGACAAATACAGTCGGAGTGACAATTGGTCTGGGCGAGCACACCAAACCGGTTCCCGGAAATTGCGTACCCGTTTTCGGGATCGCCGATCTGGATGCCGCACGGCTGTTGCTGGAACAGGCCAACGTCAGATTTGACGGCGAAACCGATGTGGTCGAAGGCATGGTCAAGACTGCGACGTTCTATGACCCGGATGGCAACGCATTGATGCTCGCGGAAGACCTTACCGGGGGTGCTGAATGA